The stretch of DNA TGATTGGGGAACCAGGGGTAGGTAAAACTGCGATCGCAGAAGGTTTAGCCCAACGCATCGCCAATAATGATATCCCAGATATCCTCGAAGACAAGCGCGTAGTCACTCTGGACATTGGCTTACTGGTAGCAGGTACTAAGTACCGAGGCGAATTTGAAGAACGCCTCAAAAAAATCATGGACGAAATTCGCTCAGCGGGTAACGTCATCCTAGTCATAGACGAAGTACACACCCTGATTGGTGCCGGTGCTGCCGAAGGTGCGATCGATGCTGCTAATATTCTGAAACCAGCCTTAGCTAGAGGAGAATTGCAGTGCATCGGAGCTACAACCCTCGATGAATACCGCAAACATATCGAGCGCGATGCTGCCTTAGAGCGACGTTTTCAGCCAGTAATGGTAGGCGAACCGACAGTTGAAGAAACAATAGAAATATTGTTCGGCTTGCGGGAACGTTACGAACAGCACCACAAACTCAAAATCTTGGATTCTGCCTTAGAAGCAGCAGCCAAACTTTCAGATCGATATATTAGCGATCGCTACTTACCTGATAAAGCGATCGATCTAGTAGACGAAGCAGGTTCCCGCGTCCGTTTGCTAAGTTCTCAACTGCCCCCCGCCGCCAAAGAACTAGACAAAGAATTGCGTCAAGTTCTCAAGGAAAAAGACGAAGCAGTACGCTCTCAAGATTTTGACAAAGCTGGGGAACTGCGCGATCGCGAAATGGAAATCAAAGCCGAAATTCGCGCCATCTCCCAGACCAAAAAAACCGAAGGCAAGAGCGATACAGACGTTTCCCCTAACGTCACCGAAGAAGACATTGCCCAAATCGTGGCAAGTTGGACAGGCGTACCCGTCAATAAACTCACCGAATCCGAATCCGAAAAACTGCTGCACATGGAAGACACCCTCCATCAGCGGCTCATCGGTCAAGAAGAAGCAGTCAAAGCCGTCTCTCGCGCCATTCGTCGCGCGCGGGTAGGCTTGAAAAACCCCAACCGCCCGATCGCCAGTTTCATCTTCTCCGGCCCCACCGGCGTTGGTAAAACCGAACTTACCAAAGCTCTCGCCTCCTACTTCTTCGGTTCCGAAGAAGCCATGATTCGACTCGATATGTCCGAATACATGGAACGTCATACTGTTTCCAAATTAATCGGTTCGCCTCCCGGATACGTCGGCTACAACGAAGGCGGTCAATTAACAGAAGCAGTCCGTCGCCGTCCATACACAGTGGTGCTGTTCGATGAAATCGAAAAAGCCCACCCCGATGTCTTCAATATGCTCCTGCAAATATTAGAAGATGGGCGGTTAACAGATGCCAAAGGTCGCACCGTAGACTTCAAGAATACGCTGCTGATTATGACCTCAAACATCGGTTCGACGGTAATTGAGAAAGGCGGTACAGGCATTGGTTTCGAGTTTGCAGATAACCAAGCAGATGCCCAGTACAACCGCATTCGCTCCTTAGTGAACGAAGAACTCAAGCGCTACTTCCGCCCAGAATTCCTCAATCGTCTCGATGAGATTATCGTCTTCCGTCAATTGATCATGGACGAAATCAAAGAAATCGCGGTGATTATGCTCAACGAGGTATTTGGTCGCTTGACAGAAAAGGGTATTACCCTCGATGTGACTGAGGCTTTTAAAGAGCGCCTTGTCAAAGAAGGTTATAACCAAAGTTACGGTGCAAGACCTCTACGCCGCGCAATTATGCGTTTGTTAGAGGACGTACTAGCTGAGGAAATCCTTTCTGGTCGAATTAAAGACGGTGATAGTGCCGTTGTTGATGTTGACGATGATGGTCAGGTGAAAGTCCTCCAAGGTAAAAAACGGGAACTTTTACCTCAAGTTGCTGAATAGTAAATCTGCTGTTTCTTCTTGCTTGAAATTGGGGGAAGAACTCAGATAAAAAAACGGTAGAGAATATAATTCTCTACCGTTTTTTTATACTTTCATTGCGAGGGAAGCGAAGCAATACCAACAGCTTGCGATTGCTTCGCACAGCGAACAATGACACATAGTAAGTAATTTGGACATGATATTAGTTAACAGTTAACTGTTAACTGTTAACCGTTAACTTTCTATGCGTTTGCATCAGCGCGGCGCTGCTTCATTTTAGCTTTCACTAAACCTAAGCCACCCAAAGCTAAACCGAGCATCGTGGCAGGTTCAGGTACGGGTTCGCCAGGGGTGACAGGATCTTCTGTAGAAGGCAATGTTGCCGTCAGCATCATTCCATCGTTAGTACATTCTTCTAACAAAGTGATAACTGCATTAGCTGGGTTCATAAATTGACCTAGCAAGCTTTGGCTGAAGCTAAATCCTACAGTATACTTGCCAACACCGCCTAAGCCAGCGAAACCACTAGCCAGAGAAGCAATTTCACTAACTCCCAGGAAGTTAATATCACCTACTTTAGTTCCGCTAGCAATGGCATTTAGCTGACCGTAGTTTGTGTCTTGGCTGACACCATTTGCATTAGTTAAATAGCTCTTAGCTTCAGCTACAGTTGCACCGCCATAGCCTATTGCTCCTCCTGTGGTGCCAGTATTTGTATTTGGAGCATTGTTGTTAACCCAACTCTGGTATTCATCGAAGGTAGTGAATCCAGAATTTTGCTGAGTTACGCTCTGTGCCGTGACACCACTGTAGACACCGGTGGTTGCAGCGCCAGAGTCATTCGTACCAGCAAAGCGGATACCAAACAACGATCCAGTTGCGCTAGCGTCTTTTAAACTCTTGCCTGTGAAGTTGAAGAGGATGTCGCCCCAGCCAATATTTCCGTCTGCGGCTCCGCTATAAGCTTGCCCAGCCAGAGCAAGATTAGCATTAAAGGCTATGGAAATGATGCCGTCATTTGCCTTCATTGCCATGCCGTACATTTCATAATTACTATTTTTACCAACGCCGTCATTGCCATCATTGCCGTCTGCGAAGGAATCCATCGTATAAGTCCAGTTGGAGCCGAGTACCTGAGCTTGAGCGGCTTGTCCGGTTATTAAGCTGACGCAGACAGCAGCAGCAGTGACACCGATTAATGTGGAAAGATTGCGAATTTTCATAGCGTTTAACCTCTTGCGTCTTTTCTTGCCCTTATAGTGACAATCTTATATAACCCTTGATAAAGGTTCTAGAGGCGATCGCATATTTTTTGATAAATATACAGTGAAGATTGATAGAGGTTTTTATCGAGTATTCTACGTACTAATACTGAAAGGTTAAAGGTAAACTAGATGGAGAAGGTATTGGAGAAGTAAATGATTAAGGAAAAGAGTTTAAAGACAGAAATTGTAGGCAATGTTCCTAGTGCTTGGTGGTCTAGACTGTGGCGATCGCAGAAGGAAAATATTCAGATCGTGGCGATCGCACTATTGTTAGCCCTGTTTATTCGGGCTTTTGTCGCTGAGCCCCGCTACATACCTTCAGATTCAATGGTGCCAACTTTGCAGATAGGCGATCGCCTCGTAGTTGAAAAAGTTTCTTACTATTTTCATCAACCAGTAACAGGTGACATTATCGTGTTTAGCCCTCCTAAACAGTTGCAAAAGAAAGGTTTTACCAAAGATCAGGCCTTTATTAAACGAGCGATCGGCTCCCCAGGCCAAACAGTTGCCGTCCGCGATGGTAAAGTCTATCTCAACAACAAGCCGCTTCAGGAAAACTATATTGCCGAGCCACCAGAGTATGAGTGGGGGCCAGAGATCGTCCCAGAAAATACTTACTTTGTCATGGGAGACAACCGTAACGATAGCAACGACTCTAGCAAGTGGGGATTCTTACCAAAAGAAAATATCATCGGTCGTGCCGTGTTTCGCTTTTGGCCCCTCGATCGCGGTGGACTCCTGTAAGTGGGGAGATGGGGGAAATTAAATCGAACCCACTCTCGAAGTCTCCAAATCTCCAAGTCTCCCGCTTTCCGTGTACGGATATTGCTACTGAATCCCTACCTCTGATGAGGTAGGGAGTTTTGGCGCTGACTGATAAAATAGTACCAAGCCCTGTGGGAAGACCCACTTATAGCAGTTTTCAATTGGGTAGGTACTGCTCTAAATTAGCAATTAGCAATTAGCAAGTAGCAATTAGCAATTAGCAATTAGCAATTACCTGTTCTCATGCAACTGAAAATCGCTATAAAATAAAAGCAGTTAAATATCAAAA from Kamptonema formosum PCC 6407 encodes:
- a CDS encoding ATP-dependent Clp protease ATP-binding subunit, encoding MFERFTEKAIKVIMLAQEEARRLGHNFVGTEQILLGLIGEGTGVAAKVLKSMGVNLKDARIEVEKIIGRGSGFVAVEIPFTPRAKRVLELSLEEARQLGHNYIGTEHLLLGLIREGEGVAARVLENLGVDLSKVRTQVIRMLGETAEVTAGSSTGRTKTPTLDEFGANLTQMAVDGKLDPVVGRQKEIERVIQILGRRTKNNPVLIGEPGVGKTAIAEGLAQRIANNDIPDILEDKRVVTLDIGLLVAGTKYRGEFEERLKKIMDEIRSAGNVILVIDEVHTLIGAGAAEGAIDAANILKPALARGELQCIGATTLDEYRKHIERDAALERRFQPVMVGEPTVEETIEILFGLRERYEQHHKLKILDSALEAAAKLSDRYISDRYLPDKAIDLVDEAGSRVRLLSSQLPPAAKELDKELRQVLKEKDEAVRSQDFDKAGELRDREMEIKAEIRAISQTKKTEGKSDTDVSPNVTEEDIAQIVASWTGVPVNKLTESESEKLLHMEDTLHQRLIGQEEAVKAVSRAIRRARVGLKNPNRPIASFIFSGPTGVGKTELTKALASYFFGSEEAMIRLDMSEYMERHTVSKLIGSPPGYVGYNEGGQLTEAVRRRPYTVVLFDEIEKAHPDVFNMLLQILEDGRLTDAKGRTVDFKNTLLIMTSNIGSTVIEKGGTGIGFEFADNQADAQYNRIRSLVNEELKRYFRPEFLNRLDEIIVFRQLIMDEIKEIAVIMLNEVFGRLTEKGITLDVTEAFKERLVKEGYNQSYGARPLRRAIMRLLEDVLAEEILSGRIKDGDSAVVDVDDDGQVKVLQGKKRELLPQVAE
- a CDS encoding XDD3 family exosortase-dependent surface protein; amino-acid sequence: MKIRNLSTLIGVTAAAVCVSLITGQAAQAQVLGSNWTYTMDSFADGNDGNDGVGKNSNYEMYGMAMKANDGIISIAFNANLALAGQAYSGAADGNIGWGDILFNFTGKSLKDASATGSLFGIRFAGTNDSGAATTGVYSGVTAQSVTQQNSGFTTFDEYQSWVNNNAPNTNTGTTGGAIGYGGATVAEAKSYLTNANGVSQDTNYGQLNAIASGTKVGDINFLGVSEIASLASGFAGLGGVGKYTVGFSFSQSLLGQFMNPANAVITLLEECTNDGMMLTATLPSTEDPVTPGEPVPEPATMLGLALGGLGLVKAKMKQRRADANA
- the lepB gene encoding signal peptidase I; amino-acid sequence: MIKEKSLKTEIVGNVPSAWWSRLWRSQKENIQIVAIALLLALFIRAFVAEPRYIPSDSMVPTLQIGDRLVVEKVSYYFHQPVTGDIIVFSPPKQLQKKGFTKDQAFIKRAIGSPGQTVAVRDGKVYLNNKPLQENYIAEPPEYEWGPEIVPENTYFVMGDNRNDSNDSSKWGFLPKENIIGRAVFRFWPLDRGGLL